ctgatactttttgaacagtaactagaagtttccacctcactgttcaggggtcacctccccattaatgcggccagggggtaggtgcagagcctttaatgcggaggtagcaggctttactcttgatattttctttaatactggtgcatctagaagattcaggatgtccccttttaaccactagtctttccagagttgtgccttgacctttataatgaaatcttgagttctcttggatctgtccgaggtgaaactctccctcggctgtatcctcggaccctcggcttATGGctaactcatagagtttaatcctggagcaggtcgacCCTCCAtattacagcccaaaggcccatatgcccacttaagtccttttactccccacaataattatgagtatttttttagtatattttttaattggaatgTAGAATCTTACAATTCTCATGCCGATCCTACGATCTGATCCCCGAACCTTCTCACTAATCCCGTGTAGGATCTCAATCCTGATAACCTTGTGAAAGAGAGGGCAATTTTCTTCAACCATGCTTTGTTTTTTCCTCCATGGTATAATGTTTGTTAAGTTACTGTTAAGTAATTTGACATTTGTCAGCTATGTTTTTGTTAGTTAGAAAATATGTTGATTAGATTAGGCACCAATCCGCGTTTTGAGGACATAATAACAGAAGCAGTGGCTGGAAAATCACCTCCTTCATCCTCTATAGCTCCGATAGTTTAtggtatttcttcatttttttttttcataattttcataGTTTTAAGGTCTTATATGTAACAAGGAATGGTAATCGTCCAGCCCACTTGTTAGCAAAATATGCTCAAGGTATTGAGCAATATGTTTCTTGGATTGAAGAGAGCCCTTGTTTTATAAAACATGCTTTCTCAAATGATGTAATTTCTTTCCAGTCTTTTTAATGAAGGTTTAGTATCtcttatatatcaaaaaaaaaaatgtagcatttttttatttagaaaaaaaaatcagcatttTCTTAACTCTAAGACTGAAATCATTTTGCTACTCTCAAATTCCTCTTTGTTACTAAACCATGATATCATAAGCATCAAGTGTGCTAGCAGTGCATACCATTTGTCACGTAGGCATTTTTTGTTAATGAGTTAGTGGCAAAGACCAAATTGACTAcaagttaaaaataacaatGATCAAATTGACTGTAACCTCAAAATGTAGGGgttaaaatggtttttttgccaaaaaaatttaaaaaaaaaaaaagaaaaaaaaaaaaaaaaacatggcaGCAAGTAACAGCCACAATACAAACTAGCTGCAAGTTACAATAAAATACACACACCATGCCAACTGCcaatgactctctctctcatttaagAGTATATAAGGTTGACATGGAGTTCTAAGGATAATTGCCCTCTGGAGATATCATTTTGAATATTCCAATAGATGCATTTCTTAATATACTTCCATTCCAGGATATTGTAATAAGGTGACTCAAGAATTAGCTCTGTATGCTAATGAGACAAAGAAACCCTTGGTTCCGCTTGAGGACATACCTTCTTTTCTCCTTCCCATAGTAAACTTTGGTTCATTAttactgaaaacactgtagcaaaataatttttaaatgtgtgaatagtggcgtgagacctatttttaatgaaaaagttgctgaaaagtgaagtttgtgagtCCCGTAAATAGTGCACGGGTGCATTATTCACGGGAGAAAAGTTAACAACTgcggctaaaaaaaaaaaaagagaaagagaaaacgCGCAAGAAAAAAACGTAGGCGTGAATAAGTTGAATCCAAACACTCACTATAAAtacaatttatcatttttgggctaaaaaatatatataaaactttgaAACAAGGCAAACGATAGGTCACAAGCCTTTAATCCAATGACTTCCTTGCAACCCTCAGCCGAAAATAGAACTTGCGCGTGAGGGCAAGTTAATACTCAACAGAATATTCTATCGGCccacataaacaaaaaactgaaaatgacgaactttttttttaacccagacCACAATACAATAAGATTTATCAGTGACACAAAAACATTTTCTCACCAATTAACATGATTGAATAATGTTAGGGATACACTCAACTACACACCCAAACCACAACATGTTTTTGTAGTTCtcataaataagaaaaacatgtttttgtaGTGATTTATGTACAATAAGGTATTTTCAAAGGCATGGTAAACACGATGTTactcaaatttcaatttatgaattTAGCAAGTTTTGAAAAggataatgaaattttttatatcacAATCAATTCAAATGGATCGAGCATTCAGTAGTGTAATCAAACACTAATAGTCTAATACACATCAATGTTATCAATTTTGTTCTAAccaaaaatttttgttatggtttATTAATTGGTGCGAATCACCCATGTGTTTCATCTCAGCGTAAATTCTAGTTTATTCCAATttgtttcattaaattttggCCGTATGTGAGCACAACATTAAGCTTTTTTCTtggctcatttttttttaaattttcttcttagcATATGGATcggaatttgaatttgattctttaatttgATATTACTGTCAAGAGAAATTGGAGCAATTTGACTTATTTATTTGATTCATcgtaaatttttttcttgatttggtGTATTAGGCTAAATTATTAATTCATTCTAAAATTAATGTCCTTATTATATATGGTAAATATTAAAACTGTTAATGATTTGGTTTGGGATAGGTAATTTGATATGATCATGATATACaattttttgatgaattatTTCGTGTTATTAGAAGTAACTATGAAAGGTAAGTCAACATCAACAGATACTAAAATATTCTGTTTTAATATACCAACTTTAATCATGACAATTTTGATACACATACATGCCATTTAGACAATATAAAATCAGATCcttgtctcaaaaaaaaaaaaaaaaaaaatcctacaaaataataataataataataataatacagtTAGATTTAAACTTTGAGGACACATGAAATTAACGTCTACCAGTACCAGTTACAAgtataatctttttctttcttttaaataaaaagatttttttgacaataatttattaaattagatATATAATTATGTAAGTGTATGGTAGAACCCACCTTTCTATGAGAGGGAGGAAGTATACTTTCAGaatacataataattttccCTTAAAAAGGACAAGTTAATTCATATACAAAGACACAAAGACATTGTGCAGTGAAGTTTTAGTAAGTGCATCATTTTTGAAACTCCATAAAAAGGAAACTAATTAAAcacatgtatatatgtgtgtgtatatatatatatattgagatttATTCAGGCCATGTTATTCTCTATCTCCACCCTTGATAATAAGACTCTCACACTTTGCCCTCTGGGACACAAAACACCACAAGCAGCAAACGTAACGCAGGGACATAATACACAAAACAAGCAACACAATCTTCTTCTTGAAGCTCCAAATGATGTGGAGCCTTAACACAGTATGTTGGTTACCACCGTCACTGTCACTAATGCCGATTCCACAGCTGGAATTAAATTACAATCGCCTAGTCTAACAATGAGtacaacaatgaagatcagaaTTGTCCCTCAAGGGAGATCATGCgtttttaaagaatatattgTGGTTGTTTTGTTAAATAACTCAAAGTcataattaaaaaccaaaaacaatgcATTTGAGATTTGATGTTGGCTGCTttgcttcttatttttttaatgtgttattgTTGTAAATCTCTGCAATTTTCTGTAGCGTGGCTTAATTCTTAAAGAAAGTGTCATTTTTTTGACAGCCTTTATGACCCTTGATTGATACAAGCGTTATATAACTTGCTTGAAACACGATATTACATAACCTACTTGAAATTATATTCCAAAACACAATATTATATGACTTGTTCCTAATCACTTCAATACATACCACAACCACACACACTCTAAAGAACCACATTACAAAGTCTAAACTATTTCAAAACACAATATTATAAGAGGCTCCAAATATCTTTCAATGTGTTCCACAACCTCACATACATCAAAAGACCACAAATTAGTATATTACCATGTCCACAATAGTCCCAAAACCCTGATGGAGGTGTTCAGCCATGGGAGTGGCAAGTTCAGCTTCTTTGGCTGCAACAGACTATGGAGGTGTGCCTTGGCATTGGCAGCCTCCTCAACCTTTGGCCTGTATACTTCAAAGCATTCCCTCTCCAATTCCAACAGCGTGTAATCTTTGTCTGCTTCACTCTCACCAAAGTTTATGTCATTCCACATTTGCTGGTCTCATACAATAGCAGTCAGCAGCAAAACCAATTAAGGAATTTTGATATGTAAACAGTGTTACTTCTCTTTCAAAAGAAACTAAAATCTAGCATTAATAATGTTTAATAGAATTTGTGCCAACAATATGAGGTCAGATTTCACAGCATGCATGAACAAAGTCAAATGCTTAAATACAGTAAACTACCTGGAGAGATAATTGTGTgcaaaattaatgaatgagtcaGGGATATTACAGCTTATGTTAGGTTTTAATAATTAGAATAAAGATAATAGATTTAGTACAGCTATTAAGTGGTCAATTACACAAACTTTCCAATTAGCATCTTTAGAGAGAACGTGACACAATAAACCACATTCCATATACAGAGGTGGAACCTGTTCAGGGATCAATTGGGATTAATAACATGGAAAATGACATCACATTTTGGTGTCAATTGCAAATAGCGTGCCAATTAAATTGAAGAAACATTCAAAAAAGTGTAATATActtctgagaaaaaaaaaaatcataaatgcaTAGAAGATGCTTATACCTTTCCAATCAAGTGTAGTGAGGCAGGCCAACCTGAAGCAACAGCACTTTGTAGATTAGCTTGCCCTGCTTCCTCTGGTAGTGCTGATACATATCTGttcaacagaaaaataaaataaaaagtcaatagAAGTTAATAGACAAAGATTTCTAATGATATATTAAGCAGAAGCTTTCATAAATctaacacacatatatatttacaaaCAGCTGTTTCATATGTTGGGAGTTGACTGATGTCTACATGTTTTGtggtaatatataaaaaataaaaaataaaaaaataaaaaataaaaaaagataaataaataaaaacttggaATAAAAATTAGGAATTTAGAAGCTTAGCAAATTCCgaattacaaaagaaaagaactttACCCTAGTAATGCATCAAACCACACATATATAGTTTGATTATTGTCATAGTAACAGGGATGCACCAATCCATTGATGCTCGGGAAATGGGAAAAATCTCTTAGGCCACCTTTGATCCAGCTTTGCACCTTGAAGTGTAAAGACTATGGAAGTGACTAATAGAATAGGAAGATACAGAAAGGGCGTTCCTAACATTTTATTAGTAAATTGCTATGGGGAAAGAGATGCAGAGATAGTTTTAGATTAGGAGTCATAAAAAATGATTCCCCTGCCAGGCATGATCAACATACAATAGCAGAAGCATTAACAATACAGGGCATGTCGCCAACAAAGCTATACCCAAAAGCCATATTTAAAGTATTGTTGGTTCAGCGCAACAACTTTTTAAGGAATATTAGCAATCATGGCATAATTCTCTTAAAAAAGGTACTATCAAATGCATTCTGTCATGTATCTATAACTATAGCAATAGCTAATACAGATTTACTACAATAGTATATACACAATATGCCAATTATTAAGCTTACAACATTCAAAATCAGCATGCTCAGGCTCTTAGCAGGAAACTAATCATGCTGGAAGCACCTGCCAAGAAAAATCTGTTTACAGTAAACCTCAGGGACAACTATTTAGGACACGCTAGACtaagtttttacaaaattacTGACTATCTCATCTCATTTAACTGGAACAGAGGCTGCAAAAGATTTggattttgtgtcaaattttcttccaataatttttttgatattttgatagcACAAAGAAATAATAGTAATTATCCTCTATTCACAGAACACACGGCTTCAGGTGCATAGAGCAAATGTTGTTGTCAAGCAATTAATACTCATCCTGCAGACACACAGCAAAAGACATTGCACTATTTTGTTACATAAATACAAAACCTCTCTCAAACAGAACGACCACAACAAATACATAAACACATTCGTTCAAACAAGACAGTGCGTATATGAAAATGGAAATCAGCGagaaacaatataaaataaaaaaggaattcCACTTAATGAGTAATATCAATAAGTTCttgtaaatataaaaagaaaattttacacaaatactagcacccacaaaaaaaaaaaaaaaacactcagtTTTTATAAAATTCTCAACTATAGATAATGCAATAAcctatgatgcacggacacggacacggacacggacacgacACGGACACTGATACGGCgatacggcaatttttgaaaaataaggacacGACACGGCATggacacggcaattaaataattaattaaattttatatttaggcatatttttagacataaaatacgtttatgtctagaatttaaattatctaagaactacaaataagtaaactaacactcaaagtagtacaataatacacataaaatgtttaaagtacaaaccaaaagtttaaataagcTACATTCAAAAGCTATcatattcattttcaatttatacttttagtattcattttagtaaaatcatctataatatttaagtttaactttaataaattaataaaactatagaaataacaatattatattataacaaTTAACAACATTATATTTGGCACATAATGACAATAATAACATTACATTATATCCCACTCTCACAAAGTGACAGTGAGAgtgggatttaaaaaaaaaaaaaaaaaaacaaaagcaaaagcacaAGCACGTTGTGCTTATAAATAGTCACTTATAATAAGTGACTATTTATAACTAACCCATTCACCCAATGACCCAAACGTCACCGGCCAAatatctaaaagaaaagaaaagaaaaaaaaaaaaaaaaacaacaacagagagagagacggGACGTTTATGGAGGTCGGGTACCTGATGTCcacgccgagagagagagagagatcgggaGGGACTGGGCACGGCGGCGACGTCTATGGAGCTCGCCGATCGGTCCGATCTAGCTCCGGCGATGGACAGAGGGCAACGGCAGCGGCAGCGGCAGTGAGCAGAGGTCAGAGGgagggtgggtgggttgagaagTGAGAAATTGAGAATCTGAGATGTGGGTTTCGGTCTGACTTGAGAATCTgtgattttcttctcttttttcttttttttttccactgctGGCGTGTCGGATGTGTCGGCGCCGCGTCGGCGCCGCGTCGGAGCCGTGTCGGTGCCGCGTCGGAGCCGTGTCGGTGCCGTGTCGGAGCCGTGTCGgagaagcgaaaaaaaaaaagagacactGCTTGGACACCGGAGTCCGGCGAATCGTACCGGTTCCGGTGTCCGATACGTGTCGGACACCGACACGATGCCAAAAATGGCGTGTCGGTGCAACCCAGGCAATAACCCCATAATCAATCAAAAAGTATGTGAACAAAAAATCGATAAGCAGATAAGGGAAATTAAACTTAGATAATGTTGCTACATCCACATTTACAAGttcaaatgcaaaaaaaaacaCGTTATACTCCTCACAGTTGACACGATAAAGTCCTTCATAGTCAGCCCAAAATATATCACCATTGACAAGAACCCTTGAGGAAAATTCCTTCACAATTGCTTCATACTTGGGATCAGTTGTCCAAACAAACTTATCATAAGATACGTCTAACTGCAGGCAGAACgtaaacaacaaaacaaaggagatcataaaaaaaaaatggaaaatatgcACAACAATTGGAACATTCAACAAGTCAGGCTAAAGTAAACTTAGAGTGCATTTCTATCTTGGGTTATTATTATATCTTTCCAGAGTGTCTTCTATGCTTGTGAAATGACATCGCAATGTTCACTTGGATCAGAACCCCGGGCTGCAGCAGCAGAAGCAATTTTCTCCCCGTGCTCATCCGTCCTGCTGATAAATACAACATTCTTCCTTAACAGCCTCTGCCACAAGATATGAACCATAAAAATTTTGCCTTTTTTACATCATATCGCAAAACTAAAATTGTTTGACAACATGAAATTACAACAATGCACGTTTTCCCTGATTTGCTTGTAAAAATATGTTACCTATATAGGCTATATGCTATTAAAATACGTACACAGAGTTTTCAAATAAAACCCCAAAAGCTATTTGAATTTATCAATTTACTCTTCACTAGTAAAAGACCCTAGCTTTTACTCTGTTTTTACATCTTCTcaatacatgaaaaaaaaaaaaataccaattgaGGGCCATATCTGATAAATCAAACATACAAAAAGGCTATTTCTAGTTAATGGAAGCTGtacagaaaataaaataaaaatgttagagAAGAGAGAACGAAAGCTTTTTCATTTATGGGCTTATGGTGTTTGTTATATTCTTGGAATGTGTTCACACCTGTAACCAAAACACAAGCAACACATCTAGGCTAAACCTCATAGACCCCAACCCATACTTCAGATTCCAGAGGATAGCTACGCAATTCCAATTCCAAAAGTATTCAAACCCATAGCCCCCAACTTAAACTACTGCTTTCTCTCTGAGCCATACTTCGTAATCTCTCTCTACCAATGAAGAGAACGAGAGAGAATACCAATAATTGTTTGGACAGGTCTGCTAGGTAATTTCCGTGATagacaaattcaatttttttttctcgggAAACAAACAGAATTAAACATATACCTGTAATCGGACGAAGAAGCGGCGGAGATGAGATCGCTGACCACCGTGCCTCAGCTCGTCGTCGGAGATCTGTATTTGAGTTTTCTCGCTCTTTGCGttttcacagagagagagagagagagagagagagtttgaatggtgaatgagttaattttttttttttttttttttggtgaaagggaaattcattaaatttttaatgcGAAAACCTAATTTtactttgtttattttgatcctttcaagtttcaagtgaaCCCCAAAAAAAGTGAATCAAAATAagtcaggttttttttttttttttgtggtagtGTCGTAAAACTTTTggagactaaaaaaaaaaaaaaaaactaatttgatgCAAAGTTTAAGAGCAAAAATAATTATGTggattctagttagctcaactggtaaaatctctgatggttgtataagagatctggggttcaatccctacctacatcaaaaattgatttatgtcttggtctgatgataagaaactatcatcagaagcggatgtcataaattgaaactctctaaaaaaaataacaaaaataattgcatcaaaaaaagaaaataagaaaagaacaaaaataatattttagtaatattaacAAATCAAAGACAACTAAATTGAACTAAGGTAAAAGGCACTTCCTTAGAGCAGTTTGCAGCTTGCACAAGTCTTGAATGAGAGTAATAGGTCAAAAACGTATTAACCCCTTATGataaattaagttgattaattagccaagttattaattaatcaagttaacatgcaaagcgcgtggtagcacaaataaatcaccaat
This portion of the Castanea sativa cultivar Marrone di Chiusa Pesio chromosome 7, ASM4071231v1 genome encodes:
- the LOC142642592 gene encoding 65-kDa microtubule-associated protein 1-like; translation: MLYVSALPEEAGQANLQSAVASGWPASLHLIGKQMWNDINFGESEADKDYTLLELERECFEVYRPKVEEAANAKAHLHSLLQPKKLNLPLPWLNTSIRVLGLLWTW